A genomic segment from Rubrobacter tropicus encodes:
- the sat gene encoding sulfate adenylyltransferase — protein sequence MIAPHGGELIDRRAPEGERDDLLQRAEGLARVTLGPRALSDLEMISTGVFSPLTGFMTRADYDSVVETMHLENGLVWSLPITLSVDDAEAEPINEGDEVALADGEGRVLATMVVEDKYSYDKEREAREVFGTTNDEHPGVAAVYRQKDTLIGGEVTLLVDDPNPKPFPQYHYEPRELRKVFAEKGWKRVVGFQTRNPVHRSHEYIQKSALEIVDGLLLNPLVGETRAEDIPADVRMRSYEVILDKYYPKDRTLLGVFPAAMRYGGPREAIFHAVCRKNYGCTHFIVGRDHAGPGKDSKGNPFYGDYDAQHIFDEFEDGEIGLTPLFFEHSFFCLTCQGMGTTKTCPHDKENHVFVSGTKVREMLSNGEYPPPEFSRPEVIEVLMEGQKTA from the coding sequence ATGATAGCCCCCCACGGCGGCGAGCTAATCGACCGCCGCGCCCCCGAAGGCGAGAGGGACGACCTGCTCCAGAGGGCAGAGGGCCTCGCCAGGGTGACGCTAGGGCCGCGGGCGCTCTCCGACCTGGAGATGATCTCGACGGGTGTCTTCTCACCGCTTACGGGCTTCATGACCCGGGCCGACTACGATTCCGTGGTCGAGACGATGCACCTCGAGAACGGCCTCGTCTGGAGCCTCCCCATCACCCTCTCTGTGGACGACGCCGAAGCCGAGCCCATAAACGAGGGCGACGAGGTCGCGCTCGCCGACGGCGAAGGCCGCGTCCTCGCCACGATGGTCGTCGAGGACAAGTACTCCTACGACAAGGAGCGTGAGGCCAGGGAAGTCTTCGGCACCACGAACGACGAGCACCCCGGTGTCGCCGCCGTCTACCGCCAGAAGGACACCCTGATCGGGGGCGAGGTAACCCTCCTCGTGGACGACCCGAACCCGAAGCCCTTCCCCCAGTACCACTACGAGCCGCGCGAGCTCCGCAAGGTCTTCGCCGAGAAGGGCTGGAAGCGCGTGGTCGGGTTCCAGACCCGCAACCCCGTCCACCGCTCCCACGAGTACATCCAGAAGAGCGCTCTGGAGATCGTTGACGGACTCCTGCTCAACCCCCTCGTCGGCGAGACCCGCGCAGAAGACATCCCGGCCGACGTCAGGATGCGCTCCTACGAGGTCATCCTCGACAAGTACTACCCCAAAGATCGCACGCTCCTCGGCGTTTTCCCGGCTGCCATGCGCTACGGCGGGCCGCGCGAGGCGATCTTCCACGCCGTCTGCCGCAAGAACTACGGCTGCACCCACTTCATAGTCGGGCGCGACCACGCGGGTCCCGGCAAGGACTCCAAGGGAAACCCGTTCTACGGTGACTACGACGCCCAGCACATCTTCGACGAGTTCGAGGACGGCGAGATCGGGCTGACCCCCCTCTTCTTCGAGCACTCATTCTTCTGCCTGACCTGCCAGGGCATGGGCACCACCAAGACCTGCCCCCACGACAAGGAGAACCACGTCTTCGTCTCCGGCACCAAGGTCCGCGAGATGCTCTCCAATGGCGAGTATCCTCCGCCGGAGTTCTCCCGCCCCGAGGTTATAGAGGTTCTCATGGAAGGCCAGAAAACCGCCTAG
- the cysC gene encoding adenylyl-sulfate kinase gives MENGKRRGGFTLWFTGLSGAGKTTIAEIVEHELRMRRVKIEVLDGDIVRTNLSKGLGFSREDRDTNVLRIGFVADLLTRNGVGVIVSAISPFKEVRDQVRRNVGEGFVEVFVDAPLDVCADRDVKGLYKKAFSGEIPQFTGVSDPYEAPVAPELHIKTNEEEPAESAARVVRYLEEQGFLQPVPEFNRV, from the coding sequence GTGGAGAACGGGAAGCGGCGTGGGGGATTCACGCTATGGTTCACCGGGTTGTCCGGGGCAGGGAAGACGACGATCGCCGAGATCGTGGAGCACGAGCTCCGGATGCGTCGCGTCAAGATCGAGGTCCTCGACGGGGACATCGTGAGGACGAACCTCTCCAAGGGCCTCGGTTTCAGCCGGGAGGACAGGGACACGAACGTTCTCCGCATCGGCTTCGTGGCGGATCTTCTGACGCGCAACGGCGTCGGCGTTATCGTCTCGGCCATCTCTCCCTTCAAGGAGGTTCGGGACCAGGTTAGGCGCAACGTGGGCGAGGGCTTCGTGGAGGTCTTCGTGGACGCGCCGCTCGACGTGTGCGCCGATCGGGACGTCAAGGGGCTGTACAAGAAGGCTTTCAGCGGCGAGATCCCGCAGTTCACCGGCGTCTCCGACCCCTACGAGGCCCCCGTCGCCCCCGAGCTCCACATAAAGACCAACGAGGAAGAGCCGGCCGAGAGCGCCGCGCGGGTCGTCAGGTACCTCGAGGAGCAGGGCTTCCTACAGCCCGTTCCGGAATTCAACCGGGTCTAG
- a CDS encoding sulfite exporter TauE/SafE family protein, producing the protein MFDATPTLFGLLVGFLVGLTGVGGGSLMTPFLVAGLGVPAPTAVGTDMVFATLTKFTGSVQHYRQRSVNLEVALFLGFGSIPAGLLGVATLEWIEGAFDPETVKSIMITVIACTLVLVGASLIYRNYFMPNRDASPKPHVWDGKTKMSTRRRAYTVVFGAFGGYLVGLTSIGSGSVMAVILLLLYPLAPAVVVGTDIAHATVLSLVVGLAHMTQGNVDFGLAGSLLLGGIPGVLIGSRIAPWLPGKPLKTVLAVMLIFVGVRLLLTY; encoded by the coding sequence ATGTTCGACGCCACCCCCACCCTCTTTGGCCTGCTCGTCGGTTTCCTGGTCGGCCTCACGGGGGTGGGGGGCGGCTCTCTGATGACGCCGTTTTTGGTTGCCGGGCTGGGGGTTCCGGCGCCCACGGCCGTCGGGACCGACATGGTCTTCGCCACCCTCACCAAGTTCACCGGCTCCGTGCAGCACTACCGCCAGCGGTCGGTCAACCTGGAGGTGGCTTTGTTCCTCGGGTTCGGGAGCATCCCCGCGGGGTTGCTCGGGGTGGCGACGCTCGAGTGGATCGAGGGCGCCTTCGACCCCGAGACGGTGAAGTCCATCATGATCACCGTCATAGCCTGCACGCTCGTGTTGGTCGGCGCTTCCCTGATCTACCGCAACTACTTCATGCCGAATCGGGACGCCAGCCCCAAACCGCACGTCTGGGACGGCAAGACGAAGATGAGCACCAGGCGACGGGCCTACACGGTCGTCTTCGGCGCCTTCGGAGGCTACCTCGTCGGCCTGACGTCCATAGGCTCCGGCAGCGTGATGGCCGTGATACTGCTGCTGCTCTACCCGCTGGCCCCGGCCGTCGTGGTGGGCACGGACATAGCCCACGCCACCGTACTCTCCCTGGTCGTCGGCCTCGCCCACATGACCCAGGGCAACGTGGACTTCGGCCTCGCGGGTTCCCTGCTCCTCGGCGGCATCCCCGGCGTCCTTATCGGCAGCCGCATCGCCCCCTGGCTTCCAGGCAAACCGCTCAAGACGGTCCTCGCCGTCATGCTCATCTTCGTCGGCGTCCGCCTGCTTCTGACCTACTAA